One segment of Pseudomonadota bacterium DNA contains the following:
- a CDS encoding type II toxin-antitoxin system HicA family toxin — translation MPKVPPVTGSELIQALKRVGFEVTRQRGSHVQIRRNETDGTVTTFPVPVHAGRTLKRGTLHGILRKAGIDPETLVDLL, via the coding sequence GTGCCTAAGGTTCCTCCGGTCACGGGATCCGAGCTCATCCAGGCGTTGAAGCGGGTCGGCTTCGAGGTGACCCGGCAGCGCGGCAGCCACGTCCAGATCCGGCGCAACGAGACGGATGGCACGGTGACGACCTTCCCCGTCCCGGTTCACGCCGGCAGAACGCTGAAGCGCGGCACCCTTCACGGTATCCTGCGAAAGGCGGGGATCGATCCCGAAACCCTCGTGGATCTGCTTTGA
- a CDS encoding right-handed parallel beta-helix repeat-containing protein — translation MGSWGRTSLACAALLALACSNGGSGNGIPDEVVPCPGALAALEAFGAIESVGDGTAASCTETALRDALDVVTTTPGGGTVVFDCGGAAHVITLTSPLVAGGALLIDGGGLVELSGGGETRVIELDNYTELTLQHLVIRDGRAAESGAGVLHPWYGVLRAIDVRFENNRCTSMVGELGGGAVFAGGLSEAVFSGCEFVGNSASNGGAILNRGSTLTVVDCAFEGNAALGSGDGQFGNGGALYIDGMSYDDPGDFFLCGTAFTDNRATQHGSAVFSYFYEGSTSHVDRCAFVGNNFDGSPSGGAGGFYHETGPLTLSDSLFSANRSDQHAAGLFVGSGSSALVVNCTFAGNVVPEVGAAIFCGTSPMEIRSSTFYGNDADYAPAIFNNNDASIGLKNTLFAANTTPNEYSALACTEPLVDRGGNVQWPQVKPGGGDDMPCAAGVLFADPLVQALADNGGPTQTMALDPASPAVDHGVDCPPPEADQRGVARTGACDTGAYEVGE, via the coding sequence ATGGGATCATGGGGACGGACGTCACTGGCCTGCGCCGCGCTCCTCGCGCTCGCCTGCTCGAACGGCGGGTCCGGCAACGGGATCCCGGACGAGGTGGTGCCGTGCCCGGGCGCGCTCGCGGCGCTCGAGGCGTTCGGCGCGATCGAGTCGGTCGGCGACGGGACGGCGGCGAGCTGCACTGAGACCGCGCTGCGGGACGCGCTCGACGTCGTCACGACCACGCCGGGGGGAGGGACGGTCGTCTTCGACTGCGGCGGCGCCGCGCACGTGATCACCCTCACGTCGCCCCTCGTCGCCGGCGGCGCGCTCCTCATCGACGGCGGCGGCCTGGTCGAGCTGAGCGGCGGCGGGGAGACGCGCGTCATAGAGCTGGACAACTACACGGAGCTCACGCTGCAGCACCTCGTCATCCGGGACGGGCGCGCCGCCGAGTCGGGCGCCGGCGTCCTCCACCCGTGGTACGGCGTGCTGCGCGCGATCGACGTGCGCTTCGAGAACAACCGTTGCACGAGCATGGTCGGGGAGCTCGGCGGCGGGGCCGTGTTCGCGGGCGGGCTCTCGGAGGCGGTGTTCTCGGGCTGCGAGTTCGTGGGCAACAGCGCGTCGAACGGCGGCGCGATCCTGAACCGCGGCTCGACCCTGACCGTCGTCGACTGCGCGTTCGAGGGGAACGCCGCGCTCGGCTCGGGCGACGGGCAGTTCGGCAACGGCGGCGCCCTGTACATCGACGGCATGAGCTACGACGACCCGGGCGACTTCTTCCTGTGCGGGACGGCGTTCACGGACAACCGGGCGACCCAGCACGGGAGCGCGGTGTTCTCGTACTTCTACGAGGGCTCGACCTCGCACGTCGATCGCTGCGCGTTCGTCGGCAACAACTTCGACGGGAGCCCGTCCGGCGGCGCCGGCGGCTTCTACCACGAGACCGGGCCGCTCACCCTGAGCGACTCGCTCTTCTCGGCGAACCGCTCGGATCAGCACGCGGCGGGCCTGTTCGTCGGCTCGGGATCGTCCGCGCTCGTCGTCAACTGCACCTTCGCGGGCAACGTCGTCCCCGAGGTCGGCGCCGCGATCTTCTGCGGCACGAGCCCGATGGAGATCCGGAGCAGCACGTTCTACGGGAACGACGCGGACTACGCGCCGGCGATCTTCAACAACAACGACGCCTCGATCGGGCTCAAGAACACGCTCTTCGCGGCCAACACGACGCCGAACGAGTACAGCGCGCTCGCGTGCACCGAGCCGCTCGTCGATCGCGGCGGCAACGTGCAGTGGCCGCAGGTCAAGCCGGGCGGCGGCGACGATATGCCGTGCGCCGCCGGCGTGCTGTTCGCGGATCCGCTCGTCCAGGCGCTCGCGGACAACGGCGGCCCCACGCAGACGATGGCGCTCGATCCCGCGAGCCCGGCCGTGGATCACGGCGTCGACTGCCCGCCGCCGGAAGCCGACCAGCGCGGCGTCGCCCGCACGGGCGCCTGCGACACCGGCGCGTACGAGGTAGGGGAGTAA